The Vicia villosa cultivar HV-30 ecotype Madison, WI linkage group LG1, Vvil1.0, whole genome shotgun sequence genome includes a region encoding these proteins:
- the LOC131645229 gene encoding uncharacterized protein LOC131645229 codes for MGRNDCFLHVIYVVLKELKDRFTVENTELINCVACLSPCYSFESFDVKSLVRLERYYPNYFEDLTDKELSNELETYIESVKMDDHFSNLTGISELCRTLFQTKKHKTFKFVYTLVKLALSLPLAIASVKRFSGMKYVKNELRSRMANPWLNDCLVTFVEKKVLNTIDDMDIIKRFQGMNKRRMNLRLY; via the exons ATGGGGCGG aATGATTGCTTCTTACATGTCATATATGTGGTATTGAAAGAGTTGAAAGATCGGTTTACAGTTGAAAATACTGAGTTGATCAATTGTGTTGCTTGCTTGAGTCCTTGTTATTCATTTGAATCATTTGACGTTAAATCACTTGTGAGATTGGAAAGATATTACCCAAATTACTTTGAGGATCTTACAGATAAGGAATTGTCTAATGAGTTGGAGACTTATATTGAGAGTGTCAAGATGGACGATCACTTTTCCAATTTGACTGGCATCTCAGAACTTTGTAGGACTCTTTTTCAAACAAAGAAGCATAAGACATTTAAGTTTGTGTACACACTTGTCAAACTAGCTTTGTCCTTACCGTTGGCTATTGCAAGTGTTAAGCGGTTCTCGGGGATGAAATATGTTAAGAATGAGTTGAGAAGTAGAATGGCTAATCCATGGCTAAATGATTGCTTAGTGACATTTGTGGAGAAAAAGGTGTTAAATACAATCGATGATATGGATATCATCAAGCGTTTCCAaggaatgaacaagagaagaatgAATTTACGATTATACTag
- the LOC131626146 gene encoding glutathione S-transferase zeta class-like: MASASVENNTNLTLYGYWRSSCSFRARIALNLKGLKYDYKPVNLLKGEQSHPEFLQLNPVGFVPVLVDGSAVIFDSFAIIMYLEDKYPQHPLLPTDIHKRAINFQAVSIVSSSIQPLQNLNLLKYIETNVGPDETLPWVQSVIRKGFTALEKLLKEHTGRYATGDQVSMADVFLAPQIHAATNKFNIDMNEFPILSRLHETYYDIPAFREALPENQPDAVG; the protein is encoded by the exons ATG GCAAGCGCAAGCGTAGAGAATAATACTAATCTCACTCTTTATGGATATTGGAGAAGTTCATGTTCCTTCCGTGCCCGAATTGCTCTCAACCTCAaag GTCTCAAATATGATTACAAACCAGTTAATCTCTTGAAGGGAGAACAATCTCACCCTG AGTTTCTCCAACTCAACCCTGTTGGTTTTGTTCCCGTTCTCGTTGATGGTTCTGCTGTTATTTTCGACTCTTTCGCCATTATCATG TATTTGGAGGACAAGTATCCTCAACATCCTTTGCTTCCTACTGATATTCACAAAAGAGCAATCAATTTCCAG GCTGTTAGTATTGTTTCTTCGTCAATTCAACCTCTTCAAAACTTAAACCTTCTG AAGTACATCGAGACAAATGTTGGCCCGGATGAAACACTTCCATGGGTCCAGAGTGTAATTAGAAAAGGCTTCACAG CACTTGAAAAGCTATTGAAAGAACACACTGGGAGGTATGCTACTGGTGACCAAGTTTCTATG GCGGATGTATTTTTAGCACCTCAGATACATGCTGCAACTAATAAATTCAACATTGACATG AATGAGTTCCCTATTCTCTCGAGATTACATGAGACATATTATGATATTCCAGCATTCCGGGAGGCTTTGCCAGAGAATCAGCCAGACGCTGTAGGCTAG
- the LOC131626160 gene encoding 26S proteasome non-ATPase regulatory subunit 2 homolog A-like, with protein sequence MEPDPNSSGTGANASGTAKSNTITKKKVKNEDMSDEDLALKQQLELYVERIQDSDPELQKVALQSMRLEIITSTSSMTSVPMPIKFLRPHYATLKAFYETMAESVSKKYLADILSVLALTMSAEGERESLKYRLFGTEGDIGSWGHEYVRNLAGEIAQEYVQRQSYEAPMDELIELVRQIVAFHMNYNSEPEAVDLLMEVEDLDMLNEYVNKTNFKRTCLYLTSSARYLPEPNDMKVMDLAYSIYLKFEEYPNALRIALFMDKLQYARKVFTSCNDVHQKKQFCYIIARHGIAFMLETEMAGNEVDRKMLQDILYNSKLSEGYLALARDLEVMEAKSPREIYKPHLLDGHANTSAEVDLASQNLAATFVTAFVNAGFRQAKLMTITSDAPGSSFEDWLFVHEEHGRISAVACLGMISLWDVDSGQTQLDQCFDRKDVYAFAGALLGVGIVNCNIKNDCDPAITRLVDYTVKEEHSLTRIGAIMGLGIAYAGSKNEQLRHLLTNILIDDEKSISVTAFTAISLGLIYVGSCNEKVAETLISVLMARIEAELEQPLTRLLPLGLGLLYLGKKESMEATAKLSKNLDVKMRKYWDTTLLSCAYAGTGNVLKIQKLLGQCSQHLEEDEVDPGPPAVLGIAMVAMAEEIGLEMAIRSLEHLLQYREQNIRQAVPLALALLCISNPKVNVMDTLSRLSHDTDLEVAMAAVISLGLIGAGTNNARIAGILRNLSQHYCNNTNLLFCVRIAQGLVHMGKGLLTLNPYHSDRFLLSPTALAGLVIMLYACLDVKTALLRKYHYVLYFLVLAMQPRMLLTVDENLNLLSVPVRVGQAVGVEQAGRPKIITGFRTQSTPILLAVGDMAELATEKYIPLSPILEGVVILKNNPDFVEELRP encoded by the exons ATGGAACCTGATCCCAATAGCTCCGGCACCGGCGCCAATGCTAGTGGCACCGCCAAAAGCAACACCATAACGAAGAAGAAAGTCAAAAACGAAGATATG TCAGATGAGGATTTGGCTTTGAAGCAGCAATTAGAGTTGTATGTTGAGAGGATTCAGGATTCTGACCCTGAGTTGCAGAAGGTTGCTCTTCAAAGCATGAG GCTAGAAATTATAACTTCAACCAGCTCCATGACTTCAGTTCCCATGCCGATAAAATTTCTCCGCCCTCATTATGCCACTCTTAAGGCTTTTTATGAAACAATGGCTGAATCAGTTTCGAAG AAGTACTTAGCTGACATTTTGTCAGTTTTGGCTCTCACCATGTCTGCTGAAGGAGAACGA GAAAGCCTGAAATACAGATTATTTGGTACAGAGGGTGATATAGGCTCATGGGGCCATGAGTACGTTCG AAATTTGGCCGGGGAAATTGCACAGGAGTACGTGCAAAGACAG AGCTACGAGGCCCCAATGGATGAATTAATAGAACTTGTTCGACAAATAGTTGCTTTTCATATGAAT TACAACTCTGAGCCTGAAGCTGTTGACCTTTTAATGGAG GTTGAGGACCTTGACATGTTGAATGAATATGTAAACAAAACAAATTTTAAGAGGACTTGCCTGTATCTCACCAGTTCAGCTAG ATACCTTCCTGAACCGAATGACATGAAAGTTATGGACCTTGCATATTCAATTTATTTGAAGTTTGAAGAATATCCAAATGCTCTTCGAATTGCATTGTTCATGGATAAGCTGCAG TATGCGAGGAAAGTGTTTACTTCTTGCAATGATGtgcatcaaaagaagcaattctgTTACATTATTGCACGTCAT GGAATTGCTTTTATGCTTGAGACAGAAATGGCTGGAAATGAAGTCGACAGAAAAATGTTGCAGGATATCTTATACAATTCTAAGTTAAGTGAAGGATATCTAGCTCTTGCTCGTGATCTTGAAGTCATGGAGGCCAAGTCCCCTAGGGAAATATACAAG CCTCACTTGCTTGATGGACACGCAAATACTAGTGCAGAAGTTGATTTAGCCAGTCAGAATCTTGCTGCTACTTTTGTTACTGCATTTGTAAATGCTGGCTTTCGTCAG GCCAAGTTAATGACTATTACATCAGATGCTCCAGGGAGCTCTTTTGAAGACTGGCTTTTCGTACACGAGGAACACGGGAGGATTAGTGCTGTAGCATGCCTG GGTATGATTTCACTCTGGGATGTTGACTCTGGTCAGACACAACTTGACCAGTGCTTTGACAGGAAAGATGTGTATGCCTTTGCTGGTGCATTATTGGGAGTTGGTATTGTCAATTGTAACATAAAAAATGATTGTGACCCG GCTATCACACGCCTAGTAGACTACACAGTTAAAGAAGAACACTCCTTGACCAGGATTGGCGCGATTATGGGATTGGGAATTGCATATGCAGGTTCCAAAAATGAGCAG CTACGACACCTATTGACAaatattctcattgatgatgAAAAGTCAATTTCTGTGACTGCTTTCACTGCAATTTCATTGGGCTTGATTTATGTGGGTTCTTGCAATGAGAAAGTTGCTGAAACACTCATATCTGTACTTATGGCCCGGATTGAAGCAGAGTTGGAACAGCCTCTTACAAGACTTTTACCTCTTGGCCTTGGTCTTCTTTATCTTGGAAAAAAG GAAAGTATGGAGGCAACTGCTAAACTTTCAAAGAATCTTGATGTAAAAATGAGAAAGTATTGGGACACGACACTGCTATCCTGTGCCTATGCTGGAACTGGGAATGTTCTCAAG ATACAAAAACTTTTGGGTCAATGTTCacaacatcttgaagaagacgaAGTGGACCCAGGTCCTCCTGCAGTGCTCGGAATTGCTATGGTAGCAATGGCTGAAGAAATAGGTCTTGAGATGGCAATTCGATCATTGGAACATCTTCTACAGTACAGAGAGCAGAATATTCGCCAAGCAGTTCCTCTGGCACTTGCTCTACTGTGTATATCAAATCCAAAA GTCAATGTTATGGATACCTTAAGCAGACTTAGCCATGATACTGATTTAGAAGTAGCAATG GCAGCAGTTATCTCCTTAGGTCTAATAGGTGCTGGAACCAACAATGCTCGAATTGCTGGCATTCTTCGCAATCTTTCACAACATTACTGCAACAATACCAACCTTCTATTTTGT GTGCGGATTGCCCAAGGTCTTGTACATATGGGAAAGGGCTTATTAACGCTTAATCCATATCATTCTGATCGCTTTTTACTATCACC GACAGCACTTGCAGGTCTAGTTATCATGTTGTATGCATGCCTCGAtgtgaaaactgcattgcttagAAAATATCACTATGTTCTCTACTTCCTTGTTTTAGCAATGCAG CCGAGAATGTTGTTGACTGTGGATGAGAACTTGAATCTTCTATCGGTGCCTGTTCGAGTTGGTCAAGCAGTGGGCGTTGAACAGGCTGGTCGTCCCAAGATAATCACTGGTTTTCGGACCCAATCCACCCCTATTCTCCTGGCTGTCGGGGATATGGCAGAGCTAGCTACAGAAAA ATATATACCTCTATCACCAATTCTTGAAGGTGTGGTAATTTTGAAGAATAATCCGGACTTTGTGGAAGAGTTAAGACCATAa